The nucleotide sequence CTGGGAAAACGTAATAGTACGGAAATGATAAAAGGATAGTAGTAAACATCGTAGATAACGTTGCAAACCTTGGGCAGATACGGAGGGAGAATATGTTGTTGGTGGACATAAAGCAGGCTGCATCTGCACTGCATCGCTCCGCGTGGCGTTTTTACCTGTAACATATGTTTTAAAACAACTGTTATGTAGTGCTCGGAGCGGGCTGAGGGATGATGTAAGCGTGCATTCCAGAAAGTATGAATAGGCGTACTGCGCCCCAGAGGGACGTTCATGAGGAAATATGGGGACGACCTTTTATTGATTCTCTTATGCACACTTTAGCGTCAGGACCAGTGGTCACTGTAACAGTTGGCGGTTGTATGTGACTGCAACCTGCAAGAGGTACAAAACATGCAGATAGGATAAACACAACATAGTAGGTAGGAAACTTATAAATAACTGACTAAGAAAGTAAATTCCAATCCATTGCGTGCGGCTTTACAGCGGCGACATCAAAATTGGAGTGGTTAAACTGTTTGCAGCCTAGTTAGAGTTGTAATTTGAGCGGGCACGCATGTCGGTAAGTGGACATTATGGCTAAAAGGTTCCGTTTTTATGAAGAGTATAACTAACCTGCGTTGGGGTCAGCAGAGGAAGTAGTTGCATCTATGGTAGTTAGGGTAGGCCCACAGTATGTCACGACCTTCCCACTAAGACCCACATAATTACGATTTTGTATATGGATAGAATGTTTGCTACCCATGATGCTAGAATCGTTGCAGCTGTTAATCAATGCAAGGCCAAAATATGTTTGAATCTTTCCATCAGGCAACGTATGGGAACAACGACGGGTCTGTATCGAATTACTAACCACATCAGGAGCAGTAGGCCATAACCTGCAAACCTCGTCTTTTATAAGGGAACAGGAAGGGTTAGAATTTAGTATTTAAAACCCCATATGCGGGGTCGGGGGTAACACTGCAATTAAAAGTCTCATACCTCTGTTTGTTCCAGCCTGTTCAATCAGTTTTAGCCCACAAACGTATTGGACCAACCCGTTAGGCAAACCACGTGAATATTCATGAAAGGCCAAAGAGGCTTCGAGCATCACAAAGGGGCGCACAGCCATCTGTATTTTGCATACAATGTTACATAATACATCGTCCAAAATGAAGCATTCATATACGTCCCCgccccgggggggggggggggggttaaaacaAAGTAAATTGCTGGCAAGGAAAAGGCATAGTATCTACAACAAAATAATTCTTAAAGAATGCATACTAAAGCTGGTGTAAATATCATATTTATTGTTGGCCACGCgcctgttttttttttccaaaataacATATGCAGGCACAGTCGGTCAGAAAAGGTCATATGTGGTTAGGTCTTTGTGTAGCTCAAGTCATGATTTGATTATTTCGTTGTTGTTTGTAATGCAGTCTTCTACGTAAGTGCTCACGAAGGTTGTATAGTGACACGGTCATCGCTTGTATATTTGCATTTATCTATATGGTTTATTCAACATCTTAGATAAAAATTCATGTAAGTCTTATATGATTCCAAAACTTATTTTACATTGTTCATTGGTATTACTCTATTGGAGTATGCATGATTCCGAACAAACATTTATAGAACCCTTTTACAGTGGTTGGAAGTTATATGTGACTTTAAAGATGTAACAAAAGGGTTGGGTAAACGTATTTGGTAGCGTGTGTTCCGAGGTGGCATATTATGATCCTATTTGGACTATACCATCCCTTTTTATGCGGAGTATCTTGATGCGATGTAAATACGTGGCTGTATTGTTTTAAGAATTTCAGAGAGGCTGGTAAGGCGTGAAAATTACATATATTGCACAATATTAAATTAAACAGTGTTCGCGTGGGCACAAGTCATATATTTTGCCACATTATTTGAATCCATAAAAGAAAAAGTCACAAGAGCGCAAACACTTGAAAAAAATGAGAAATGACCACCGCCATATCAATGAGAGCCCTTCTTAGCATCCCCACTATTGTCAACCACACCGGTAACATGCGCACGATCAACGGACACCCCCTCATCATCGTCATCCGATTCTTCAAGGTAGCTGCAAATAAAGATGGAAAAGTATGTATTGGCGCAAAGTTCCAACATGTAAACATTCGAAACAGGGGACAATTGGCAGGTGTAACTTACAGTTTTCTAAGTTTGCGTCCAGTTCCGGGTGTCGGAGGCGGGAGGCTCGAACCACGCTTTGGGGAGTCAGATGGTATGGCACCCAAATCCGACGTGACACACTTAACATTCCCATCTGTATCATCCAAACCAGGGCCGACAATCTTCGCACAATTGAAGCTCTCATATTCTCCATAACGGTAGTATGTGTGGCTCTTTATCTCAAAAGTGTGTTTTGTTCCAATAAGGGATTCGAGGGCGGAGGGTAATATGGGAGCATCTATAGAAGTATCCTGCATACCAAATACAAACCAGAAAAGTTATCGTACCAATTTCACATATGCTTCAAAACCATCTTGTAATGAGGAGTGCGCATACATTTAGCTGTTCCTCTACTAAGGATTTTGCGGTCCTCTTGACCAACTGCTCAGCAACTTCATCAAAGAGGGTGACAACGGTGCTCATTGTTCCATCAGTTACATCCGCTTGAATCCGAAACCTAGCAGGTTAAAGTAGATCAATAATAATGGTAGTACGGGACAAAATTGTTTGGTGGCGAAGGTAGAAGGGTATCAAATCACCCTGGACAATAAAGAATCATCGCCTCATATTGGTATGGGAACAAAGTCATGAAGTTGGGCATGAGATGTTGAAGTGTATACCTCGTCCTTGGATAGTCAACCTTCGATTTGCACGCCTTGCAAATGAAGTAACCGCCCTCTCTTGTTAGTCCCCTACGACATTGGCTACCGGAACACGTGAAAAGATACCAGCTGTTCTTGGTTCTAATAGACGTAATCTCTACAACGTTCCGGAAAAGGATGGCCTACAACGAACAAAAACACAAGTAGGCAGATGGACAGGTTGTGTCGGGGAGGGTAATCCCTATTTCCATACATTTGATAGATTAGGCAGTTCTGTTTAGTAGgagattaataaaaaaaataagaaccctaggtgttttttttgtttttgtttttttttttgtgataaaAAGCTGAAGAAATGAGATCGGTATGATCCCAACGGTGGTGGGTCACAATGGTGGTGGGGTGGCGCCGGCGGTAGCGGTGGTGGTAAATCTTGGAGTTTAAAGCATACGTTAATTATGTTctttttattttatacagaataaTGGTTTCCTGCACATACTCTGGGCACTGGTGCATTTTCTGATGTTTTAATCTAAGAATGGCGAACGTGGAATGATTTATTCATTATCTTATACTAACTTATAAAATAGTAAAAGATTTTAGAAAACAAAGCAGGATATGAGTGTTTATTAAATTACATTCAATAAAATCTAGTATGCATGAATGGTTTTAATgcagagtgtgtgtagtagttcAGTAATCATTCCCCCGACCAACCAAAGCGAGGACCACCAGTTTGCCGCTACCATAACATCAACGTACCCTTTCTCAAATATATATTTCTGAACCTATGAAAAAGGTCTTGTTTAATTTAATTTGTAACTTTCAACCAATCATTAGGGTGGGTTAAAGCTCATAAAGTCGGTTAATCATTTCTTTTAGTTTCTTGGTAGCTGCTGAAGAcagatttttttttagaaaagggTTTGAGGAGTGCGTTGGGTAAAGTACTGGGATACTGGTTGAAGCGGTATAAGGGGAGAGACGTATGCAAACAGTCAGTTGGGATGAATACCTTTTTTTTGGATTTGTCAGCACGAACTCTGTCCACAAGCTCTTGTAGAGTACCAACACTTACAACTTCCTCGGTCACTGGATCGCTAGCATCTCCAATAGGAACACAGCTGGGAAGCATAGCTTCATATTCAGCCAGAGCAATAAACGTATAAAAAATAGATAATTAAAGTGTGTGCGACAAAGGCTGTAACAGTACCTGACAGACGACTTAAAAGTCTGCAGTGCGGGAACCTCGGAGGAATCAATGAGAATAGTTGACGATGAACTGGACAAACCAAGGACACCTGCAATATCTTAAGTTAGGTGAAGTTTTTTTAAGTAGTGCGCATCATAATTTACGTGTCGGAAAACAATCGTACCCAGGTAAAACTTTGCGCTCATGGAAGTCAGGATTAGACAGTAGACAGCCGGGTTTTCGTCCTTCTTCTTAAGCATAACATCACCGAGATCACCCCACAGCGTCACTCTAACCCGGCGATTGCTGGGAGAATTTTGATAAGGTCAAAAAGTTAAAGGGTTAGGTTAGGGAAAAAGAAAGAACAAACAGGCAATAAGGATTAGGTACATACCGTTCGTTGGTTAGATTGAACTCAACCGCGCGAGCACCCGATGATTTCACAGACTGCGGCCCCACCTCAGTAACATATCCGATAACATCTGTAGTGCAACGAAAATTAGCCTGAATTATAAATATGTCCAATAGCCTAACTGATCCAATTTTGAGCCAAATTCGACTGAGTAAACTAATTTATTCGGTTTAGGTAGCTGATCGAACCATTCGTGGAACCCGGATTCTGAAtttatatgctattttacatgtatatttaaccaaaacctaaaatccagcgtTTATTCGGTTTAGCTAACCAATTAGTTTACTCAGTtggttaaatatacatgtaaaatagcatatataacAGGGtatttttgatataatatacatataaattcgGCTGAGTAAACTAATTTATTCGGTTTAGTATgtatattttacatgtatatttaaccaAAACCGAATAAATTAGTTTACGGCGTTTTAGGAACTCGAACCAACAGAGGACATATTTATCGCTATATTGGACATATTTGTGGAGACCGGATTCTGAATTTATATTGAAACACGACTACGGGCTGAACTGAAAACCGGATTCACCATTCGTTCAGTTATTTCTCGTACGTACAGCTTCAATTGGTTTTTGGCTTTTCTGTTTCAATGATTTGTGTGCAAGTGAATTTTTACCTAGAAGAATAACGTTTACATATTCCAACTCCCTAGAGAATTTCTAATGCATTCGAAGGTAGAAGGAGTAGATGCTATTCTACACCAGATAGTCATTACTCTTTGTAGATTCGTAAAGCAAAATGGTTCTTACGTTTAAATTTCCAACCCGTTTGGCCCATTACTTGGCCCGTTTACTATGCACATGTTTTACATTGAAATAGTAGGTTTTGTAGATTTTAAGAGTAAAATGTTTTTCAACCCAGGTGTGCCCTTtcggatgggtcgaaggataatCTAGAGGTAGAAACGGGTGGTTCCTACCAGTTTATGTGGACAGACATCAAAGCCTCACTAACACCAATGGAACACCCGACTTTTACTATTTTTCAATGTTATACACTCTATGTGGATTCCCTTTTATTTCTCTTAGCCCGTTATAGTATTCTACAAACTAAATAAAAGATCAGTTTCATACTATGTGGGGTTACTACTGTTTTTCGAGCCTGATTTCCCCCGCAAAACCGTTACACCAGCATGAGGAGAGTAAACATACCTACAAAGTACTTGCCCTCTGTTGGTTCGAGTTCCTCAAACGCCGTAAGTAAGAACGGGTAGCGCGTAAATGAACTACCGGCATCGTCAACCTTCTTAACTACCGTGGAGCCATTAAACCCGATAACAAAGGGGTTGTCTTTCAGAATCCGGTATTGATCGGTGCGTTGGACTACAAAACCCTTGAGTAAATATACCCCACCCTCTTTTAGCTTGTCAAAGAAGTAATGTGCAATGTTATTCCGGGCGGTACAATGCATGACACCTCCCTGCGTAAACCAAACAGTAGACTTTCAATAACGATGAAACTCGTAAAAGGGAAAGGGTATGGGGGGTAAAAGGGTGATAGTTACCTTTATATCACTGACGACATAATCAGTGCTCATGAAGCGGCCATTGACACTTGTGACGTCCCACTTTCTGCAAACGATCACCGTGATGGGGCCAGTACTCCCTTCACGGAGGTCAGCAAGGACCAATTGGTTGCCAACACCAATTCCTGATGTATTAACACTAACAGAGCTAGACATGACAGTAGTTTAACAACTCTGAATATGGGTGAACAACATTAGGGAGGGTGGAGGTCATATAATAGAAAGTAAGACCATTCACCTTCCTAGGAAGAAATTGGGTAATTATCAATGCAATTAAAACCTACCGTAAATTGCCCCATTGAATGTTCATGCAACTGTGGTATATAAAAGGCCTCATTAATCAATATCCCTAGCTAAAACCCTAAAATCTGTACATAATTTATTCTTAAATAATATGGTATAATGCCACAATTTTAATAGTATGAAGAATCATTACCTGACCACAATAATTCCTAAAATTAATATCACTAAAGTTTCTTGAACAACCAAAGAACCAACAATGGTGTAGACGCGCAACAGGAAGAAGATATACATATACTTGACCATTAGATTCATCTCATTGAAGAAGATGAATCAATAATGCCCAAACTCCAAACCCTATTTACCCAAAAATTatcaaaaaataataacaaaaaaacAATAACAACACTATTTGTCTCTAAAGGCAACCATATTCTCAAATGTTTTGGTTTTGCAACTAAATTAAAAACACTATTTGTCCCTAAAGACAACTCATATTCTCAAATGACTAACTTGAAGATACTAACTGAATCTTACTTCTCGTTTGAAGGTTCCTTACGAAGAACTTCAGGTGCCATCTATTGAGGGTGTGAAAGGCATAAGCATAACCAATCTTTTTTTTGCCAGTTTTGACACTTAACCAAGGAAATAACGAAAGAAAATGTTCTTACTATCCCTCTCCGGAGGCAACAGATAAAAGGGCTGCATGCCTCAACTTTAAAACACCGAAGCCACCAACCTAGTGAATATCATGGCAGATTTAAATCATAAGCcaaaaaacaaaactttgagaAGGATAAAAATGGAAATGATCACCCGAAGATTGTCGAACAATCAAATATCCAACAATGCCGTACGCTTGCAACACCAAGAAGATATACACATACTTCACCATCAGATTCATCTCATGAAT is from Helianthus annuus cultivar XRQ/B chromosome 9, HanXRQr2.0-SUNRISE, whole genome shotgun sequence and encodes:
- the LOC118481846 gene encoding uncharacterized protein LOC118481846; its protein translation is MPVVHLRATRSYLRRLRNSNQQRANVIGYVTEVGPQSVKSSGARAVEFNLTNERNRRVRVTLWGDLGDVMLKKKDENPAVYCLILTSMSAKFYLGVLGLSSSSSTILIDSSEVPALQTFKSSVSCVPIGDASDPVTEEVVSVGTLQELVDRVRADKSKKKAILFRNVVEITSIRTKNSWYLFTCSGSQCRRGLTREGGYFICKACKSKVDYPRTRFRIQADVTDGTMSTVVTLFDEVAEQLVKRTAKSLVEEQLNDTSIDAPILPSALESLIGTKHTFEIKSHTYYRYGEYESFNCAKIVGPGLDDTDGNVKCVTSDLGAIPSDSPKRGSSLPPPTPGTGRKLRKLYLEESDDDDEGVSVDRAHVTGVVDNSGDAKKGSH